Proteins encoded by one window of Haliotis asinina isolate JCU_RB_2024 chromosome 6, JCU_Hal_asi_v2, whole genome shotgun sequence:
- the LOC137286637 gene encoding mucin-2-like: TTTTTPTTTTTTTPTPTTTTTTTTTSTTTTTTTTTTKTTTTTTPTTTPTTTPTPTTTTTTTLTTTPTTATTTPTTTTTTTTTTTTTTPTTTTTTTPTTTITTTTTTTTTPTTTTTTTTTTSTTPTTTPTTTTTTTTTSTPTPTTTTTPTPTTTPTPTATRTPTTPTTTPTTTTTTTPTTTPTPTPTTTTTPTPTTTPTPTPTTTPTTTPTTTPTPTPTPTTTTTTTTTTTTTTTTTTTTTTTTTTTPTTTTTTTTTPTPTTTTTTTTTSTTTTTTTTTTTTKTTTTTTTTTTTTTTTTTTTPAPTTTPITTTTTSTTPTTTPTTTTTTTPTTTPTPTPTTTTTTTPTTTPKPTATTTPTTTPTTTPTPTPTPTTTTTTTTTTTTTTTTTTTTTTTTTTSTTTTTTTTTTTTKTTHLQLQLQLQLHLQLQLQLQLNNYNYIYNYNYNYNYTYNYNYRYNYNCTYKYNYSYNYKNNYNYIYNYNYNYNYTYNYNYSYNYNCTYKYNYSYNYKDNYNYIYNYNYNYNYTYNYNYSYNYNCTYKYNYSYNYNYTYNYTYTYTYNYNYNYNYNYTYTYNYTYTYN; encoded by the exons acaactacaactacacctacaacgacaactacaactacacctacacctacaactacaaccacaaccacaactacatctacaactacaactacaactacaactacaactaaaaccacaaccacaactacacctacaactacacctacaactacacctacacctacaactacaactacaactacacttacaactacacctacaactgcaactacaactccaactacaactacaactacaacgacaactacaactacaactacacctacaactacaactacaactacacctacaactacaattacaactacgactacaactacaactacac ctacaactacaactacaactacaactacaacttcaactacgcctacaactacacctacaactacaactacaactacaactacatctacacctacacctacaactacaactacacctacacctacaactacacctacacctacagctacaaggacac caactacgcctacaactacacctacaactacaactacaactacacctacaactacacctacacctacacctacaactacaactacacctacacctacaactacacctacacctacacctacaacgacaccaacaactacacctacaactacacctacacctacacctacacctacaactacaactacaactacaactacaactacaactacaactacaac tacaactacaactacaactacaactacaactacacctacaactacaactacaactacaactacacctacacctacaactacaaccacaaccacaactacatctacaactacaactacaactacaactacaactacaactaaaaccacaaccacaactac tacaactacaactactactacaactacaactacaactacacctgcacctacaactacacctataactacaactacaacttcaactacgcctacaactacacctacaactacaactacaactacacctacaactacacctacacctacacctacaactacaactacaactacacctacaactacacctaaaccTACAGCTACAACGACAccaacaactacacctacaactacacctacacctacacctacacctacaactacaactacaactacaactacaactacaactacaactacaacta ctacaactacaaccacaaccacaactacatctacaactacaactacaactacaactacaactacaactaaaaccaca cacctacaactacaactacaactacaactacacctgcagctacaactacaactacaact aaacaactacaactacatctacaactacaactacaactacaactacacctacaattacaactacagATACAACTATAACTGCACCTAcaagtacaactactcctacAACTACAA aaacaactacaactacatctacaactacaactacaactacaactacacctacaattacaactacagcTACAACTATAACTGCACCTAcaagtacaactactcctacAACTACAA agacaactacaactacatctacaactacaactacaactacaactacacctacaattacaactacagcTACAACTATAACTGCACCTAcaagtacaactactcctacAACTACAA ctacacctacaactacacctacacctacacctacaactacaactacaactacaactacaactacacctacacctacaactacacgtaCACCTACAACTag